A stretch of the Polyangiaceae bacterium genome encodes the following:
- a CDS encoding efflux RND transporter periplasmic adaptor subunit: MESRKLPPVLEISGTLDPDEKSEVAAQFAGAVKLVKVDVGTRVKKGDVLVVLDASEAALRLAAAKSAADQQRARLGLNGRGFDAEAVPDVKAAKEARDLAVTEAKRAEELAKSGSVAQAVVDQAKSNAQRAEAAYEAARNGANQGFAALKTAEAQAGLSGKNLKDTKVVAPFDGAVQERRVSAGEFAGVGRVVAVVVKDNPLRLKIDVPESEIAGLEQDASVVLRVSAYPGRDFKANVKRIGAAINSYSRTLPVEAEVPNDEGTLRPGFFVRAQLALKGAPAEVLLVPESAVGSTGSNARVFVREGNRVIEKLVSTGRHVGDMVEIRGPLRAGDEVAAESVADLTDSREVAPR; encoded by the coding sequence GTGGAGAGCCGGAAGCTCCCGCCGGTGCTCGAGATCAGCGGCACGCTCGATCCCGACGAGAAGAGCGAGGTCGCCGCGCAGTTCGCCGGCGCCGTGAAGCTGGTGAAGGTGGACGTCGGGACGCGCGTCAAGAAGGGCGACGTCCTGGTCGTGCTCGACGCCAGCGAGGCCGCGCTCCGGCTGGCGGCGGCGAAGTCCGCCGCGGATCAGCAGCGCGCGCGGCTCGGCTTGAACGGACGTGGCTTCGACGCCGAGGCGGTGCCCGACGTGAAGGCGGCGAAGGAGGCGCGGGATCTGGCCGTGACCGAGGCCAAGCGCGCCGAGGAGCTGGCCAAATCCGGCTCCGTCGCCCAGGCGGTGGTCGATCAGGCCAAGAGCAACGCGCAGCGCGCGGAGGCGGCGTACGAGGCGGCTCGGAACGGCGCCAACCAAGGCTTCGCCGCGCTGAAGACCGCCGAGGCGCAGGCGGGCCTGTCCGGCAAGAACTTGAAGGACACCAAGGTCGTGGCGCCGTTCGACGGCGCCGTGCAGGAGCGTCGCGTCAGCGCCGGCGAGTTCGCCGGTGTCGGGCGCGTGGTCGCGGTGGTCGTGAAGGACAACCCGCTGCGCCTGAAGATCGACGTGCCGGAGTCGGAGATCGCCGGGCTGGAGCAGGACGCGAGCGTGGTGCTCAGGGTCTCCGCGTACCCCGGCCGCGACTTCAAGGCCAACGTGAAGCGCATCGGCGCCGCCATCAACTCGTACTCGCGCACGCTGCCCGTGGAGGCCGAGGTGCCGAACGACGAGGGCACGCTACGTCCGGGCTTCTTCGTGCGCGCGCAGCTCGCGCTGAAGGGCGCGCCGGCGGAGGTGCTGCTGGTCCCCGAGTCCGCTGTCGGCTCCACTGGCTCGAACGCCCGCGTGTTCGTGCGCGAGGGCAACCGCGTGATCGAGAAGCTGGTGTCCACCGGGCGCCACGTCGGCGACATGGTGGAGATCCGGGGCCCGCTCCGGGCCGGCGACGAGGTCGCCGCCGAGAGCGTCGCCGACCTCACGGACTCGCGGGAGGTCGCGCCTCGCTGA
- a CDS encoding TetR/AcrR family transcriptional regulator, protein MARPAIIQDSAILDAAREVFLSRGFRATTAEVAARAGVSEGSIFKRFRSKAELFQAAMGSLDELPAFAAELPGRVGKGDPRENLFEIGRALAEHLRRVVPLHLMAWSNPGADGAPLPQCLSGAGPIGTLKALAGYFDGEMRAGRFARHDAEVVARTFIGSVHNYVIFDLLFQAQDALPMPEEMYLRGLIELLFRGGDPMSGSGPIRLGGRP, encoded by the coding sequence ATGGCACGCCCTGCCATCATCCAGGACTCGGCGATTCTCGACGCGGCTCGGGAGGTGTTCTTGAGCCGCGGCTTCCGCGCGACCACGGCGGAGGTGGCCGCCCGGGCGGGGGTGTCGGAGGGCTCGATCTTCAAGCGTTTTCGCAGCAAAGCCGAGCTGTTCCAGGCGGCGATGGGCTCGCTGGACGAGCTGCCCGCCTTCGCGGCGGAGCTGCCCGGCAGGGTCGGGAAGGGCGATCCGCGGGAGAACCTGTTCGAGATCGGCCGGGCGCTCGCCGAGCACCTGCGCCGGGTCGTGCCGCTGCACCTGATGGCCTGGTCGAACCCCGGGGCCGACGGCGCGCCCCTGCCGCAGTGCCTGAGCGGCGCGGGTCCGATTGGGACCCTGAAGGCGCTGGCCGGCTACTTCGACGGCGAGATGCGAGCCGGTCGCTTCGCGCGCCACGACGCCGAGGTCGTCGCGCGGACCTTCATCGGCTCGGTGCACAACTACGTGATCTTCGATCTGCTGTTCCAGGCGCAGGACGCGCTCCCGATGCCGGAGGAGATGTACCTGCGCGGGCTGATCGAGCTGTTGTTTCGCGGCGGCGATCCCATGAGCGGGAGCGGGCCGATTCGATTGGGGGGACGTCCATGA